A genomic stretch from Antarcticibacterium flavum includes:
- a CDS encoding BfmA/BtgA family mobilization protein has protein sequence MKKVKNITIEKKTAERFQQFSRTHYKTHTDAITGMLDFFLYNEISPKEKIGPTAKTIEKLINKRINAVIAIIKEIEKTQTKPTIGILQALLEQEEPKKKPLLVEKKRPSGDRPNYRKFNR, from the coding sequence ATGAAAAAGGTTAAAAACATCACTATAGAAAAGAAAACGGCTGAACGCTTTCAGCAATTTTCCAGAACTCATTACAAAACTCATACGGATGCAATAACAGGAATGTTGGATTTTTTCCTTTATAATGAAATTTCTCCAAAAGAAAAGATCGGTCCTACAGCGAAAACTATTGAAAAACTAATTAATAAAAGGATCAACGCCGTAATAGCTATTATAAAGGAAATTGAAAAGACTCAAACCAAACCAACAATAGGGATTCTCCAGGCACTACTGGAACAGGAGGAGCCAAAAAAGAAGCCCTTGCTGGTGGAGAAGAAACGACCTTCCGGGGACAGGCCCAACTACCGGAAATTCAACAGATGA
- a CDS encoding IS4 family transposase, with amino-acid sequence MDKITRNSGMPVLGQLLSFIPRSNFNRLVGQLGTDRYTKRFTSWDHLVCMLFAVIENVGGLRELCSGLAAHNQSLKHLGMSSMPCRSTVSDANMRRCSELFEKTFISIYKQHYRFFSDSSIPKNEKWLSRLFLVDSTTVTLFKNIMKACGNAMANGRRKGGVKIHTGMWLKEQVPSLIMITKAAENDKNFMPRFKKLPAQTIVVFDKAYLNFGLFIHWSKNDVSFVSRLHKRCKVTWGNYNLLTKEDEQYGILEDCRAELGHSQQKQKVKCRIIKFYDHKDQREIEFITNDMQLPACTIAEIYKQRWQIELLFKRLKQNLKITSFIGDNENAIRIQIWCALIADLLVQIARKGSRRCRLSYSVICGLFRLHLMNYVRVTDLLLKSADPNIYPKNIQLAPNLFDIGPP; translated from the coding sequence ATGGACAAAATTACAAGAAATTCTGGAATGCCGGTTCTCGGACAGCTGTTATCTTTTATTCCCCGAAGCAATTTTAACCGTTTAGTTGGCCAATTAGGTACAGATCGCTATACCAAACGATTTACATCCTGGGATCACCTGGTCTGTATGTTGTTTGCGGTTATTGAGAATGTTGGCGGATTACGTGAGTTATGCTCTGGTTTAGCAGCACATAATCAAAGTTTAAAACATTTAGGAATGAGTTCTATGCCATGCAGAAGCACCGTGAGTGATGCTAATATGCGCCGGTGTTCTGAGTTGTTTGAAAAAACCTTTATAAGCATATATAAGCAGCACTATCGTTTTTTCTCGGACAGCAGTATACCTAAAAATGAAAAATGGCTCTCCAGGCTGTTTTTGGTTGACTCTACCACTGTTACGTTATTCAAGAATATAATGAAGGCCTGTGGTAATGCTATGGCTAACGGGAGGCGTAAGGGAGGAGTTAAAATACATACTGGAATGTGGCTAAAAGAACAAGTTCCTTCTTTAATAATGATTACTAAAGCAGCGGAAAATGATAAAAATTTTATGCCCCGATTTAAAAAACTTCCTGCACAGACCATTGTAGTTTTTGATAAGGCATACTTAAATTTTGGTTTATTTATTCATTGGAGTAAAAACGATGTCAGTTTTGTAAGCCGACTGCACAAAAGATGCAAAGTAACTTGGGGGAATTATAACCTCTTAACTAAGGAGGATGAGCAATATGGCATATTGGAAGACTGTAGAGCAGAATTAGGGCATAGCCAGCAAAAACAAAAAGTAAAATGCCGCATTATAAAGTTTTATGATCACAAAGATCAACGGGAAATTGAATTTATTACCAATGATATGCAGCTGCCTGCTTGCACAATTGCAGAAATATACAAGCAGCGATGGCAAATTGAGCTTTTATTTAAAAGGCTCAAGCAAAACCTTAAGATCACCAGCTTTATTGGCGATAATGAGAATGCAATACGAATTCAAATCTGGTGTGCACTTATAGCGGATTTACTGGTCCAAATAGCTCGAAAAGGGTCTCGACGTTGCAGATTATCTTATTCGGTGATTTGCGGGCTATTTAGACTTCATTTAATGAATTATGTGAGAGTTACAGACTTACTTTTAAAATCAGCAGATCCTAACATTTATCCTAAAAATATACAGCTTGCACCTAACCTTTTTGACATAGGACCCCCATAG